In Botrytis cinerea B05.10 chromosome 6, complete sequence, the following proteins share a genomic window:
- the Bcgst4 gene encoding Bcgst4: MSSSFYLEGTPDEVKNAKGLHLVTMSTPNGKKVQIMLEELKAAYGTDYTHTLIHISTNEQKKDWFLKLNPNGRIPILIDNTKTPPFPVMETSAELLYLLKEFDSKDIFGFKDELERNECLQWMFFWHGSGAPYQGQVNYFSKIAGEKNPGAIKRFKDETLRIFGVLEIRLSGKYTGEPRDYLAGNGKGKYSVADIGTWPWLNAWDFSGAITKEEMNAFPHLLKWIDRIAKRPAVQSGTSEKWQNW, from the exons ATGTCTTCCAGTTTCTATCTTGAAGGTACCCCAGATGAAGTCAAGAATGCGAAG GGACTTCATCTTGTAACAATGTCAACGCCTAATGGCAAAAAAGTTCAGATTATGCTCGAGGAGTTGAAGGCGGCATATGGCACCGACT ACACCCACACTCTCATCCATATCTCAACTAAtgagcaaaagaaagactGGTTCTTGAAGTTGAATCCGAACG GTCGAATTCccattttgattgataacaCCAAGACCCCTCCATTTCCAGTAATGGAGACCAGTGCAGAATTACTCTACCTCTTGAAGGAGTTCGATAGCAAGGATATTTTTGGATTCAAGGACGAGCTTGAGAGAAATGAGTGCCTTCAATGGATGTTCTTCTGGCATGGTAGT GGTGCCCCG TACCAAGGCCAAGTGAACTACTTTTCCAAGATTGCAGGCGAGAAGAATCCAG GAGCCATAAAGAGATTCAAGGACGAGACCCTGCGTATTTTTGGGGTGCTTGAGATTCGCTTGTCAGGAAAATATACTGGCGAGCCTCGTGATTACTTGGCTGGTaatgggaaaggaaaatattCCGTTGCAGATATTGGAACTTGGC CATGGTTGAATGCATGGGACTTCTCGGGTGCAATCAcaaaggaagagatgaatgCATTCCCGCACTTATTGAAGTGGATTGATAGGATTGCTAAG CGACCCGCCGTTCAAAGTGGAACTTCTGAAAAATGGCAAAATTGGTGA